GAACAGGGACAAATACTTTTGGTAAAGAAAATAATAATTTTAATGGCAAGATCACCTATGATACAAAAGAACTTATCTCTGCAATCGAATTAGGATATAGATTAATAGATACTGCGATTTATTATCGTAATGAAGCAGTTATCGGAAAAGCAGTTAAAGAATCAAATATTGATAGAAGTAAATTTTTTATAACATCAAAAATTCCTCAAGACAAAGAATTTATTGAAACTAATGAATTAGTTAAACATCATATAGAACAATCACTTAATTTACTTGATATAGATTATATTGATCTTTATTTAATACATTTTCCATTTGAATCAAATGAAGAGAACTTAAGAGTGTGGCGTATATTAGAAACATTTGTTGATAGAGGGCTTATAAAATCGATTGGTGTGTCCAATTTTAATGAAGATCAACTAGCGTATTTAATAAAGCACGCTAGTATTAAACCCGTACTCAATCAGTTCCAATCATATCCAGGAAAACACCAACAATCATTAATAGATTATTGTAAAGCAAATGATATCATTCCCCAGGCATATCAATCGCTTGCTAAAGTGGAAGCTAAGACTAAAGATATATTAATAGAATTAGCTAAACCATATAATAAATCATGGAGTCAAATTATTTTAAATTATCAAATTAATGAAGGGTTAGTCGTGATTCCTAAATCACATAGTAAGCAACATCAATTTGAAAATATGGATGTCTTTGATTTTAAATTAACACAAAAAGATATAAAGACTATTAAAAATATATAAATTGTGATTAAGCTCCTAATTTTTTAGGAGCTTTAATTTTGTATTTTTAATGCTTTTGTCTAAAGTATTACAGAATGTGATAGAATAAGTTTAAACTAAATTAATTAAATAAATTTAAATTAAAAAAGTGAGTGGTGGAGCATATGAATATATTTATAACTGGTGGAACTAAAGGTATAGGTAATGGATTGGTACGCCATTTTCAAGAATTAGGACATCAAATTGTTTATACAGGAACTAGTGAAGACAGCATTGAAAAAAGCGGTCACAATCAATTGACTGGGACATATGGTGTTGTTTGTGATGTTCGTCATCGAATAGAAATTGAGAATGCTTTAAATTTTGCAGTAAAAACATTAAAAACAATAGATATCGTGATTAATAATGCAGGAGTCAATCAAAAAAACAAACCAGTTATAGAACTTGAAGAAGAAGATATATCAAACGTGATTGATGTCAATGTTAAAGGAATGATCAATGCCACAAGTGAAGCGCTAAGAATTATGAAAAAACAGGGATATGGAAGAATCTATAATATGGAGGGACTTGGAAGCAATAACATGGTTTTTCCAAAAACAGTTATCTATGCATCCAGTAAACATCTGCTATCTTTTTTCACCAAAGGTGTAAAAAAGGAGCTTAAAGATTATCCGAATATTAAAGTAGGTACATTATCTCCAGGTATGGTATATACTGATTTCTTAAAATCATCAGAGGGGTTTGAAAATAATTTCGTTATGAAGGCATTAGGTAATCCAGTAGATAAAGTCACACCATTTTTGGTAAATAAAATATTAAAGGGGAAAATGAAAATCAATTACCTTACATTTAGCAAAACGATGTGGAGATTTATGTCTTTTCCTTTTCGTAAAAAAACAAGATACCAATGAGTATTATTTATTTTAATTAAGCATATTACAAGTATAATCAAAGAAAAGAGACGTTTAAGTCTCTTTCTTTATGCAATAAAAGATTAAAGATACGATTGTAAGACACTTTATCATGAACACATCATAATAAGTTGCAGCTAAATTCGGCACAATGAGATATAATTTAGTAATTGTAGGAAAGCATATAAAAAAGCATATAGCATCACCAAAACTATAACTGAATCCTATTTTTTATTGAGATGAGAACTTTTTTCAAATGGGAAATAATAATCATCAAATTTACGTGTTATAATTATGGTACAAAAAGGAGTCAGTATGAAAAATAACAGTATATCTAGAATTTATGGAAAAAGAGAATTTATTAAAATAGTTAGTAAAGCTACGTATTCAATGGTTAAATATAGAAAATTTATGAAGCTACTGACAAAAGAGTTTCAAACAAATATAATGTTGTCAGTCACTGAAGTCAATGGATGCCAGGCATGTAGTTATTTTCATACAAAGCATGCGATTGATTCAGGCATAAGTGATGAAGAGTTACAAAGTCTCTTGTCAGGTGATCATAAAAATGTTAAACCTGAAGAAGCCCAAGCATTAGTCTTTGGACAACACTATGCTTCTGAGAAAGAGAATTACTCGAAAGATACTTTTCAAAAAGTAATAGAACATTATGGAAAAGAGAAGGCTTATGGGATTCTTGCTACGGCAACTTTGATCTCTTTTGGTAATGCCTATGGTATAAATTACGGCAACCTTAAAAGTCGGTTTACAAAAAATGGGAGAGTTAAAAATAGTAAGATATATAATGAGGTATTCATTCTAATCTCACCAATCATATTACTACCTATTACGATGATCATTAATGTATTTAGAAAGAAACAATTTTAAGATAAACATAATTTTAAATTATAAATTATAGTATAGTTGATACAATGAGCAATATTAATAAACTATCACACAGTGACACAAGTGGTTATCATATCAAATTTTTATTTCCCATAATATTTTTCATTTGGTATAATATTCACAATAGCAATTATTTAGAGGAGAAAAAGAATGAATAATATGAAATATGATATTTATGATAAACCAAAGTCTTATATAGAATGGTTATTATTGTCATTACAACAATTAGTAGCGGTATTTGGAGCTACAATACTGATTCCAATAATAATTGGAATCAATCCAGCATTAGGGTTAATGACTGCTGGGATGGGAACACTTATCTATATTTTATGGACAAAGAAGTCTGCAGTTTTCTTAGGTAACTCTGGAACATTCATTCCATTATTGTTTGGTTTATCAATTGGAAATCCTACATTAATGATTATGGGTGTAATAACTATTGGATTAGTTTATATAGTTATAGGAACGATTGTAAGATTTACAGGGACGGCATGGGTAAAAAATATTTTAACACCTGTTATTGTAGGACCAATTATTATGATATTAGGAATCTCATTAGTTGCTTATTCTATTACATGGTTTGGCTTAGATGCGACTATTACATCAGGAAACACATTATCATTAGAACAGTTATCAACTTTAGGCATTGCAACGTTAACATTTACAATTACAACTTTATTTGTATTAAAAGGAAATAAAGTTACCAAAACATATAGCATTATAATTGGTTTGGCAATATCAAGTGTTGTCGCAGTCATCATTAACTTAATTGTTGGTGGAGGATTACCAACGCTTAATGATATGGGAAATTTTGTAGTTGAAAATCCTTTCAAATCTATAGCTAGTACTTGGGCTAAATTTAGTTTTAGTAATGTATCATTTATTCAACTCGTACCATTTATCATTATTGCATTTGTTTCCATGGCAGAGCATATAGGAGACCATACAGTTTTGAGTGCAACAGTTAATAGAGATTTATTACAAGATCCAGGACTAAATAAAACATTACAAGCGCAAGGACTTGCAACACTAACAGCAGGACTTTTATGCTCTTCACCAGTAACAACCTATGGTGAGAGTACAGCATCTGTTGCTATTTCAAGAGTATCGAGTAAATATGTAGTAGGTGGAGCTGCAGTTCTAGCTATAATCATTTCATTTACACCTATACTAACACTACTTGCTTACATACCAACTGCGGTATTTGGTGGGCTAAGTTTATTGTTATACTGTTTCATATTCTTAAATGGGTTAAAGGTGTTACTTAATTCAAACATTGATTTTAGTAATCAAAAAAACTTGCTTATTGTATCTAGTATGATTTTACTAGGAACTGCAGTTACTTTAATTCCTTCATATTCTAATTTATTTATAGGTATTGATGTTTTTAGAACTGGTGATATATCATTCCAATTAAGTGGATTGATGTTGCCTTTAATTATAGGTGTGCTTATGCAAACATTGCTTCCTGATGAGGAAAAAGATCCTGAAACTTCTGTATAATCAAGAAGAAACTATATTCACTATTAAAGACTGTAAAAAAATAATATTAAAAAATATGTGTTTAAGAATTATATAAAGGGACAGATTAGTAAATAATAATATTTAGTTAAGAATAAACCTAAATTTAAACTAGATATTATATGAGGGGAAGCAGATGAAATTTTTCAGCTATTTATTAATAGGAATGTATTACGTTTTATTTTTTGTGTTACAAAGTTTTTTAAAGACATCACAGGTTAGCCAAGAATTAGTTTATTTAATTTATTTTGGGTTTTTACCAATTTTTTTAATGTTCGTAGAGAAAACGAGAGCACCAAGTCATATCATAAAAAAATCTTTATGGTATGGAGGAATGATTTTAGCAAGTGATTTTTTGTTACATACCTTTGTTATATTTCAAAGTGGTTTTACAAAAAACCAGCTTGCAATAT
The sequence above is drawn from the Mariniplasma anaerobium genome and encodes:
- a CDS encoding aldo/keto reductase family protein — translated: MKYLKMNNGLTIPVLGTGTNTFGKENNNFNGKITYDTKELISAIELGYRLIDTAIYYRNEAVIGKAVKESNIDRSKFFITSKIPQDKEFIETNELVKHHIEQSLNLLDIDYIDLYLIHFPFESNEENLRVWRILETFVDRGLIKSIGVSNFNEDQLAYLIKHASIKPVLNQFQSYPGKHQQSLIDYCKANDIIPQAYQSLAKVEAKTKDILIELAKPYNKSWSQIILNYQINEGLVVIPKSHSKQHQFENMDVFDFKLTQKDIKTIKNI
- a CDS encoding SDR family oxidoreductase; protein product: MNIFITGGTKGIGNGLVRHFQELGHQIVYTGTSEDSIEKSGHNQLTGTYGVVCDVRHRIEIENALNFAVKTLKTIDIVINNAGVNQKNKPVIELEEEDISNVIDVNVKGMINATSEALRIMKKQGYGRIYNMEGLGSNNMVFPKTVIYASSKHLLSFFTKGVKKELKDYPNIKVGTLSPGMVYTDFLKSSEGFENNFVMKALGNPVDKVTPFLVNKILKGKMKINYLTFSKTMWRFMSFPFRKKTRYQ
- a CDS encoding carboxymuconolactone decarboxylase family protein, which encodes MKNNSISRIYGKREFIKIVSKATYSMVKYRKFMKLLTKEFQTNIMLSVTEVNGCQACSYFHTKHAIDSGISDEELQSLLSGDHKNVKPEEAQALVFGQHYASEKENYSKDTFQKVIEHYGKEKAYGILATATLISFGNAYGINYGNLKSRFTKNGRVKNSKIYNEVFILISPIILLPITMIINVFRKKQF
- a CDS encoding uracil-xanthine permease family protein; translation: MNNMKYDIYDKPKSYIEWLLLSLQQLVAVFGATILIPIIIGINPALGLMTAGMGTLIYILWTKKSAVFLGNSGTFIPLLFGLSIGNPTLMIMGVITIGLVYIVIGTIVRFTGTAWVKNILTPVIVGPIIMILGISLVAYSITWFGLDATITSGNTLSLEQLSTLGIATLTFTITTLFVLKGNKVTKTYSIIIGLAISSVVAVIINLIVGGGLPTLNDMGNFVVENPFKSIASTWAKFSFSNVSFIQLVPFIIIAFVSMAEHIGDHTVLSATVNRDLLQDPGLNKTLQAQGLATLTAGLLCSSPVTTYGESTASVAISRVSSKYVVGGAAVLAIIISFTPILTLLAYIPTAVFGGLSLLLYCFIFLNGLKVLLNSNIDFSNQKNLLIVSSMILLGTAVTLIPSYSNLFIGIDVFRTGDISFQLSGLMLPLIIGVLMQTLLPDEEKDPETSV